From a region of the Besnoitia besnoiti strain Bb-Ger1 chromosome I, whole genome shotgun sequence genome:
- a CDS encoding acetyltransferase, GNAT family protein (encoded by transcript BESB_002680) — protein MAQENAEARASSRSASRDAAVASSTDNCLIRCSSGQAESATVAAQRSSLRFLSFPSLVPVAAIAAASRRLDEQLSAPPPFASGAHCASLSVFASADCRQREMLHHRAEAELLALEKTQLERLQARESREQEIHRLLRGSLSEPYSIYTLRHFLHGWPQLTVLAYDGAVCAGVCVCKLDMKSRRRRSESRLSLRTASERRLFSPHGCDRDRGVAEESKEAGWVQQERLSAGRCNAVFGLFQRDEEEESVRKGYIGMLAVLPAYRRRGLGSRLVECVLSRMERKNGISEKIQKKKDEATGRVCARLDGESRLPCCPEGSGREEESSRVSSLRAAAAAHSGRPCSGERIEKRAEREADTADEEGDDTEPEGEGEEAKAKTQKIVSCRIETEAVNTGALRLYESLSFVRVARMQRFYLNESDAFKLTRSFEDERFLPQSTSGVKGQSRFERIQSIIKTSSCWW, from the exons ATGGCGCAggagaacgcagaggcgcgcgcgtcgtcgcgctctgCGAGTCGAGAtgcagccgtcgcctcctcgacagACAACTGCCTCATCCGCTGCTCTTCTGGGCAGGCAGAATCCGCTACTGTCGCCGCTCAGCGGTCTTCgctgcgtttcctctcctttccttctctcgtCCCAGTGGCAGCaatcgccgcggcctcgcgccgcctcgatgagcagctctctgcgcctccgccgttcgcgagcggcgcgcactgcgcgagtctctcagtcttcgcgtccgcggattgcagacagagagagatgcTGCACcaccgcgcagaggctgagctcctcgcgctggAAAAAACCCAGCTtgagcggctgcaggcgcgcgagagccgcgaacAAGAAATCCATCGTCTGCTGCGAGGCAGCCTGTCAGAGCCCTACAGCATCTACACCCTTCGCCATTTCCTCCACGGCTGGCCGCAGCTCACTGTGCTC GCCTACGACGGGGCGGTGTGTGCgggcgtgtgcgtctgcaAGCTTGACATGAAGTCGCGCCGTAGGCGATCGGAGtctcgtctttctctgcgcaCAGCCAGCGAGCGGCGTCTTTTTTCGCCGCACGGCTGCGACCGTgaccgcggcgtcgcagaagAAAGCAAAGAGGCGGGATGGGTGCAGCAAGAGCGGCTCTCAGCGGGTCGCTGCAACGCAGTTTTTGGACTTTTTCaacgcgacgaggaagaggaaagcgTCCGCAAAGGCTACATCGGCATGCTCGCGGTCCTGCCTGCCtacagacgccgcggcctcgggaGCCGGCTGGTGGAGTGCGTGCTGTCACGgatggagagaaaaaacggaaTATCCGAAAAAAtccagaaaaaaaaagacgaagCGACGGGAAgagtctgcgcgcgtctggaTGGGGAGTCAAGGCTGCCATGCTGTCccgagggcagcggccgcgaagaagaatcGAGCCGCGTCAGTTCGCTcagggcggctgcggcggcgcacagcgGAAGGCCATGCAGCGGGGAGAGAAtagagaagagagcggagagagaggcagacactgcggacgaggagggcgatgATACGGAgcccgagggcgagggggaggaagCCAAGGCGAAAACCCAAAAGATCGTCAGCTGCCGCATCGAGACTGAAGCAGTCAACACGGGTGCGCTGCGCCTGTACGAGTCACTTTCTTTCGTGCGCgtggcgcgcatgcagagattTTACCTAAACGAAAGCGACGCCTTCAAACTCACGCGCTCCTTCGAAGATGAGCGATTTCTTCCTCAGTCGACGTCGGGCGTCAAAGGGCAGTCCCGGTTTGAAAGGATTCAAAGCATCATTAAAACGTCTTCCTGCTGGTGGTAG
- a CDS encoding hypothetical protein (encoded by transcript BESB_002650), which yields MMRSCRLSLALSGILLLALAAAHPSLRAPAGLELPAASEASLTPTFSLLLGAHALPTKTVGGEKVQVRVDEDDEDDEIPLRRERRPSLRSLSLPGHRRNKKILKVLFWTAAAVGAMLATAGLAYAVRPEAPPQKLRVDHLRPVEHEDPKERSEREAKEVAQQKPDALGAFQRIFIDAVKEPALRVRRTFDEKVRGG from the exons aTGATGCGCTCGTGCCGACTTTCGCTCGCCCTTTCGGGgatcctcctcctcgccctggcagcggcgcatccgagcctgcgcgcgcccgccgggcTGGAGCTTCCCGCCGCAAGCGAGGCCTCTCTGACGCCGaccttctctctcctgctcggcgcccacgcgctcCCCACAAAGACCGTGGGCGGCGAGAAGGTTCAGGTTCGGGttgacgaagacgacgaggatgaTGAAATTCCTCTcaggagagagcggaggccgtcgctccgctcgctctcgctgcctggACACCGACGCAA CAAGAAGATCCTCAAAGTGCTGTTCtggactgccgcggcggtgGGCGCGATGCTGGCGACGGCTGGGCTCGCGTACGCCGTGCGAcctgaggcgccgccgcagaagctgcgcgtGGACCACTTACGGCCTGTGGAGCACGAGGATCCAAAGGAgcggagcgagcgcgaggcgaaggaggtcGCGCAGCAGAAACCCGACGCTCTGGGGGCTTTCCAAAGAATATTCATCGACGCAGTCAAGGAGCCTGcgctccgcgtgcgcagaaCGTTCGATGAAAAGGTGCGCGGAGGGTGA
- a CDS encoding hypothetical protein (encoded by transcript BESB_002670): MLQLYKNQVVTAVAKRQVEIRKLELDWFTNNYWTLSQQGALLAGFSFAQITTALPKDTSFLLESLYLLLASMALGLQMCVVVTTTFCCMWGPGLALRGPEGIRSVHTAVDSLKSEHSYVFAFFFLGLIAFYLSNLLLVWCYFEEWIAIAASVFLCVFLFLIFYYTVSLTCKLRVADQEAVEGKIAALSSYDNIADLDETVAPTSAAVESERERAALLAQERPRSHEQLPFADSAARYSVGGTALRPGTFERIPAGPL; encoded by the exons ATGTTGCAGTTGTACAAAAATCAGGTCGTCACAGCCGTCGCCAAGCGGCAGGTGGAAATCCGGAAGCTCGAGCTCGACTGGTTCACGAACAACTACTGGACGCTGTCTCAGCAAG GCGCGTTGCTTGCAGGTTTCTCATTCGCGCAGATTACGACAGCGCTGCCGAAAGACACCTCGTTCCTGCTTGAGTCGCTCTACCTGCTCCTGGCGTCGATGGCGCTCGGCCTGCAGATGTGCGTGGTGGTGACGACGACATTCTGCTGCATGTGGGGGCCTGGCTTGGCGCTCCGCGGCCCTGAAGGGATTCGCAGCGTGCACACGGCGGTAGACAGCTTGAAGTCCGAGCACTCCTACGTGTTtgccttcttttttctgGGCTTGATTGCGTTCTACCTCTCGAATCTGTTGCTCGTCTGGTGCTACTTCGAGGAGTGGATTGCGATCGCTGCGTcggtcttcctctgcgttttccttttcctcATCTTCTACTACACCGTGAGCCTCACCTGCaagctccgcgtcgccgaccaAGAAGCCGTGGAGGGCAAAATCGCCGCGCTGAGTTCCTACGACAACATCGCTGACCTCGACGAGACCGTCGCGCCGACCTCGGCGGCCGTCGAAtccgagcgcgagcgcgccgccctcctcgcccaggAGCGTCCCCGGTCCCACGAGCAGCTGCCCTTCGCggactccgccgcgcgctacTCCGTCGGCGGCACAGCTCTCAGGCCTGGAACCTTCGAGCGAATCCCCGCAGGCCCTCTGTAG
- a CDS encoding ubiquitin-conjugating enzyme subfamily protein (encoded by transcript BESB_002700), which yields MQLVATETKQSSASTRLSPLPPLWECPVTVTAFLFSLSDAKLCESGLRGCETQKMCESAAAELDRKTPDRGKRTSRASSCLRGSSGSSCREAAPRALAVRNYSSLRGNKTVQQPEGDAGSTADFLRAFSSPEKLPAASVDPRLPRFSADARAGERNRRAPFCLAPPPKKPPTLLSRDRRETRASSASSFSSLPESSLSTRAFPSGSLSLPKVYRLSAPNPSPTLFHSAASAPSALSPPRTTCTVSGSFASSQSLPSLSASLSRSSSFSLAAERPASTLSLEGLCSKSRLLSPQGSPTTAFRLASSPSAFAASPQLSFSSLASPGTMGNVAGGLNDGRGTRHLDGSAEPPSFISLARGRRRSGRGSQGGLNASSSSSDSSDPCATAPPDTRLPPTEAAAQAEPAAASPLAPYVGTTMYRRLERERVQLLRDAIDGLVFIVPREYRSFTSSLALSLSSSLADSSSSISTSSARERALQALPPHVADYSMLEPQHHGLVWLLALEGAEGTLYAKQVFLLRFRFSPKYPIEPPEVTFVPPFLPVHPHVYSNGHICLSILYDSWSPALSVSSCGMSLLSMISSSKVKQRPADDEVYCKLWGSRSPKEVKWIFHDDQV from the exons ATGCAGCTTGTGGCGACGGAGACAAAACAGTCCAGCGCGTCCACGCGCCtatctcctctgcctcctctctggGAGTGCCCTGTGACAGTGACTgcgtttcttttctctctctctgacgCGAAGCTTTGTGAAAGCGGCCTGCGAGGGTGCGAAACGCAGAAAATGTGTGaatcggcggcagcggagctTGACCGGAAGACTCCGGATCGAGGCAAGCGgacgtctcgcgcgtcgagctGTCTTCGAGGGAGCAGCGGCTCCTCatgccgcgaggcggcgccgcgcgctctcgcAGTTCGAAACTACAGCTCGCTTCGTGGCAACAAGACGGTCCAGCAgcccgagggcgacgccggttCCACAGCAGATTTTTTGAGAGCGTTTAGTTCTCCCGAGAAGCTTCCAGCTGCCTCAGTGGATCCACGTTTGCCGCGATTTTCGGCCGACGCGCGAGCCGGAGAGAGAAATCGACGCGCGCCGTTCTGTCTTGCTCCCCCGCCAAAAAAACCGCCGACCCTCCTTTCCCGCGATCGACGCGAAACGCGCGCttcgtccgcgtcctctttttcctctctgcccGAATCCTCCTTGTCGACTCGCGCGTTTCCCTCGggatctctctctctgcctaaAGTCTACAGGCTGTCTGCTCCCAATCCAAGTCCCACCTTGTTCCATTCTGCGGCCTCAGCTCCgtccgcgctgtcgccgccgcgcacgacTTGCACAGTTTCTGggtccttcgcctcgagtCAATCGCTTCCCTccctttctgcttctctctctcgctcgtcgtccttctccctcgctgcgGAGCGCCCAGCATCCACACTCTCTCTCGAGGGCTTGTGCTCTAAGTCTCGTCTCTTGTCGCCGCAGGGGTCACCTACGACTGCTTTTCGTCTCGCCTCATCTCCCTCCGCCtttgctgcttctccgcagTTGTCTTTTTCGTCGCTTGCCTCTCCTGGGACTATGGGAAATGTCGCTGGCGGGCTGAATGACGGTCGAGGCACCCGTCACCTCGACGGCTCCGCAGAGCCGCCGTCCTTTATCTCTCTGGCaagaggcaggagacgcTCAGGCCGAGGCTCGCAGGGCGGTCTCaacgcgtcctcgtcgtcttcagaCAGTTCGGACCCGTGCGCGACCGCCCCGCCAGACACGCGACTCCCCCCcacagaggcggcagcccaAGCGGAacccgcagccgccagcccACTCGCGCCCTACGTAGGCACGACCATGTACAGAAG GCTGGAACGCGagcgcgtgcagctgctgcgcgacgcgatTGACGGCCTGGTGTTCATCGTCCCGCGCGAGTATCGTAGCTTcacttcttctctcgccttgtctctgtcctcttcgctggcggACTCTTCCTCGTCTATCTCcacgtcttccgcgcgggagcgagcgctgcaggcgcttcctCCACATGTCGCAGACTACTCGATGCTGGAACCGCAGCACCACGGCCTTGTCTGGCTGCTCGCtctcgaaggcgccgaaggcaCCCTCTACGCGAAGCAAGTGTTCCTTctgcgcttccgcttctctccgAAGTACCCCATCG AGCCGCCGGAAGTGACGTTCGTCCCGCCGTTTCTGCCTGTGCATCCACACGTCTACTCGAACGGGCACATCTGTCTGTCGATTCTTTACGACTCGtggtcgcctgcgctgagcgtgagcagctgcggcatGTCGCTGCTCTCGATGATCTCGAGCTCCAAGGTGAAGCAGAGgccggcggacgacgaggtgTACTGCAAGCTGTGGGGGTCGCGGAGTCCCAAAGAAGTCAAGTGGATTTTCCACGATGATCAGGTCTAA
- a CDS encoding hypothetical protein (encoded by transcript BESB_002660) → MTLPWQALATLWDTIRHFLSHVFARAVFWKTSLYGQIRFQLLAVKDELIENQNIVFALLGSTVVVLILAKVILWWLGLDGDEPSDSPAGKLRRSAQAVTPEKAAQAVTETAEAAPKASPAPSSSSPRVFPAVAVKQEAFPEQLLLPPSQRRLLHRAGLAARASGAGSEGGEASSSRARGRSRTSHEEAAAESPQVRLREASVRKSRKKPREESEKPLKAKAGRLAVRALSSSRAGSKVSKKKDAVEARVTRTRSGRVSKPTPLFSGIITWEGNRPVIDLTQE, encoded by the exons ATGACGCTCCCAtggcaggcgctggcgaccCTCTGGGACACGATTCGGCACTTTCTCTCCCACGTCTTTGCGCGGGCGGTCTTCTGGAAGACTTCTCTCTACGGGCAAATCCGCTTCCAGCTCCTCGCCGTCAAGGACGAGCTGATCGAAAACCAAAACATCGTTTTCGCGCTGCTCGGCTCCACTGTCGTCGTC CTTATCCTCGCGAAAGTCATCCTCTGGTGGCTCGGCCTCGACGGAGATGAACCTTCCG ACTCGCCCGCTGGCAAGCTCCGGCGCTCTGCCCAGGCTGTGACGCCGGAGAAAGCCGCGCAAGCGGTTACGGagaccgcagaggcggcacccaaggcgtcgcctgcgccttcttcgtcctcccctCGAGTCTttcccgccgtcgccgtcaaGCAAGAAGCCTTTccggagcagctgctgctgccgcccagTCAGCGCAGACTGCTGcaccgcgcaggcctcgcggcgcgcgcgagcggcgctggcagcgagggaggcgaagcgagctcttcacgcgcgcgcgggcgatcGCGAACGAGCCACGAagaagcagccgcggagagtcCTCAAGTGAGACTGCGGGAGGCGTCCGTGCGGAAATCCCGAAAGAAGCCTCGCGAAGAGTCTGAGAAGCCGCTCAAGGCCAAGGCCGGCAGGCTTGCAGTCCGCGCCCTGAGCTCCTCCAGAGCCGGCAGCAAAGtctcgaagaagaaggacgcaGTGGAGGCACGCGTCACGCGAACCAG GTCCGGACGAGTGAGCAAGCCCacgcctctcttctcgggAATTATCACTTGGGAAGGGAATCGCCCTGTGATTGACCTGACGCAAGAGTGA
- a CDS encoding hypothetical protein (encoded by transcript BESB_002690): MREEVKPPARVAARCRSAAADAKMRGRAAGASGGDGDCQESAEAEGSSLKQGEGGDGWNGEGAAEVGFRPRSRSSCASAGVCGASLRSRFCRYSPAEARTLLNQLFASASVSFVSPEAQQSAEEASSPHAAAPSHSGATSSSPRAPENGPLSAWSRCPASAPPPRPAVISWAPASPPSSALRPLPAESTSSSPAFSLPPPSCSSKASPAVERARPWGVPCGSLSSAAETASLSSDLLSHAHSPLAPPQVSASRTTEAEFLQPRREGEAKARESDRRDCGGGAACADDGEASDDPQILIVIVAYRDRKEQLAQWLPCLISYLQAVCNLERRPHYEPKCAIVFAEQADAGAFNKGALLNAAVAWIFQNLSQLDLALASARPSSDRRRRASSSISSLSSAACPPQSPPCRPVSVAAALAPAASSSPPPRRSCEDAREAMEKRRSQEGLSGATQGMQHVSADTVEAFARRAGGDERQEKRERDAHAESPEKKRKQAPGLPAESLRCREALKETAEGEKSSIDRKPSRERDNDGGKRAPDETRQAGDPLSSFSKRLREAGRHFFFCFHDVDVVPKGRYDDFLFRDSRPCAYFPAPPPGCVHQLYGHRWCLGGVLVLRCTDFLRAGAWSVRYPGWGYEDDDFLARCLHSGLWVDQSTLPGVFPARLDRRAGAAGGPQGRGLSQGFAAAAAESLDQGARWRGDEAEAGAPPCACGCFSERLSPWSAFRELDRKSAQAMENEQRKMMQSAAAAANKKLFFHAWRLTEETENEASQGDLSARGDPRAPPAARCSDAEGHAEGGSAPTLDTPASSADSKCEEARELDADAERANGAQESEAMQEIAQLQPARDADASEAKRGGGAEMNTAEPRSEEAAEIHVEDGLDAVLHAWLVQKTISIAPRPHAFAEFLPILPRYGEAGAEEAGEFDTAESERLAESDQREEVAEQGDSQSTCDWFIPRDTAKAIPLLWVRVELNEAFRNPFS; encoded by the exons ATGCGAGAGGAGGTCAAGCCTCCGGCTAGAGTTGCTGCGCGTTgccgctctgcagctgcggacgcgaagATGCGCGGCagagctgccggcgcctctggagGGGATGGCGACTGCCaagagagcgcagaggcagaggggtCAAGCCTGAAAcagggcgagggaggcgacggctggaatggcgaaggcgcagcagaggtgGGATTCCGTCCTCGCTCACGCTCttcgtgcgcctccgccggcgtgtgcggcgcgtctctgcgctcccGATTTTGTCGCTACTCGCCTGCCGAGGCGCGGACCCTCCTCAACCagctcttcgcctctgcttctgttTCGTTTGTTTCGCCAGAGGCTCAGCAgtccgcggaggaggcttcATCTCCTCATGCGGCTGCTCCGAGTCACAGCGGCGCGACATCGAGCTCTCCGCGAGCTCCGGAGAACGGACCTCTCTCCGCCTGGAGCAGATGTCCCGCATCGGCACCGCCCCCGCGTCCTGCGGTCATCTCTtgggcgcccgcgtctccgccttcctctgcacTGCGCCCCTTGCCTGCCGAGTCGACCTCTTCTTCAcctgctttttctcttccgcctccctctTGTTCTTCTAaagcgtcgcctgcggtggagcgcgcgcgtccctgGGGGGTTCCGTGTGGGTCGCTTTCCTCTGCCGCCGAGACTGCCTCGCTGTCGAGCGATTTGCTTTCACACGCCCACAGCCCTCTGGCGCCTCCACAggtctctgcttcgcgcacCACAGAGGCTGAATTCTTGCagccgaggagagaaggcgaggcgaaggcacgcgagagcgacaggcgtgactgcggcggaggtgcggcctgcgcagacgacggagaggcgtcAGATGATCCCCAGATTCTCATTGTGATTGTCGCCTACCGCGACAGAAAGGAACAACTCGCGCAGTGGCTGCCGTGTCTGATAAGCTACTTGCAGGCCGTCTGCAATctcgagcgccgcccgcaCTACGAACCGAAGTGCGCAATCGTCTTCGCAGAACAAGCtgacgcgggcgccttcaATAAGG gcgcgctgctgaatgccgccgtcgcgtggATCTTCCAAAATCTCTCTCAGCTCGAcctggcgctcgcgtcggcgaggcCTTCAAGCgaccgccggcgtcgcgcatcAAGTTCGATttcttccctctcctcgGCTGCGTGCCCACCGCAGTCGCCCCCCTGTCGCCCGGTCtccgtcgcagccgcgcttgcgccagccgcctcctcctcaccgccgccgcgtcgctcctgcgaggacgcgagggaggcgatgGAAAAGCGACGCTCCCAGGAGGGCTTGAGCGGCGCGACACAAGGGATGCAGCATGTTTCTGCTGACACTGTCGAGGCCTTTGCCAGACGCGCCGGGGGAGATGAAAGACAGGAGAAACGCGAGCGGGATGCACACGCAGAGTCtccggagaagaagcgaaaacaAGCCCCGGGGCTGCCGGCAGAGTCTTTGCGgtgccgcgaggccctcaaggagacggcggagggagagaagtCGAGTATCGATCGGAAgccgagcagagagagagacaacgaTGGAGGCAAAAGGGCTCCTGACGAAACCCGACAGGCCGGCGATCCCTTGTCTTCATTTTCCaagcgtctccgcgaggCGGGACGCCACTTTTTCTTTTGCTTCCATGACGTGGACGTCGTCCCCAAAGGACGCTACGACGATTTCCTGTTTCGCGACAGCCGCCCGT GCGCGTActtccccgcgccgcccccgggCTGCGTGCACCAGCTGTACGGTCACCGCTGGTGCCTGGGTGGCGTTCTGGTCCTGAGATGCACGGACTTCTTGCGAGCTGGCG CTTGGTCGGTGCGGTATCCAGGCTGGGGctacgaagacgacgacttcctcgcccgctgcCTGCACAGCGGTCTTTGGGTGGATCAGTCGACGCTCCCCGGCGTTTTCCCCGCGCGACTCGATcggcgggcgggcgccgcaggagggcCTCAGGGACGCGGGCTGTCGCAGGGgttcgcggctgcagccgcagagagcctgGATCAAGGTGCGCGatggcgcggcgacgaggcggaggccggagcgccgccgtgcgcgtgcggctgcttCTCGGAGCGCCTCAGCCCCTGGAGCGCCTTCCGCGAGCTCGACCGGAagtcggcgcaggcgatggAGAACGAGCAAAGGAAAATGAtgcagagcgccgcagcggctgccaaCAAGAAGCTGTTCTTCCATGCGTGGCGGCTGACCGAAGAGACTGAGAACGAAGCCTCGCAGGGCGACCTCTCGGCTCGCGGAgatccgcgggcgcctcctgccgcccggtgcagcgacgcggaggggcacgcggaaggaggaagcgcgccgaCACTCGACAcgccggcgagcagcgcagacTCCAAGTGCGAAGAGGCACGCGAATTGGATGCGGATGCCGAAAGGGCGAATGGCGCGCAGGAAAGCGAAGCGATGCAGGAAATCGCTCAGCTTCAgcccgcgcgagacgcagacgcatcagaggcgaagcgaggcggaggtgcAGAGATGAACACAGCTGAACCAagaagcgaggaggccgcggagattCACGTAGAAGACG gCTTGGACGCCGTGCTCCACGCGTGGCTAGTTCAGAAAACGATTTCCAtcgcgcctcggccgcaTGCGTTCGCAGAATTTCTACCGATTTTACCCCGATACGGAGAAGCCGGTgccgaggaggcaggcgaatTCGACACAGCCGAGAGTGAGAGGCTTGCGGAGAGCGACCAGCGAGAGGAAGTGGCAGAACAAGGCGACAGTCAAAGCACGTGTGACTGGTTTATCCCGCGAGACACAGCAAAAGCCATTCCTCTCCTTTGGGTCCGCGTCGAGCTGAACGAGGCCTTCCGGAATCCCTTCTCCTAA